The Plectropomus leopardus isolate mb unplaced genomic scaffold, YSFRI_Pleo_2.0 unplaced_scaffold14741, whole genome shotgun sequence genome has a window encoding:
- the LOC121964237 gene encoding coxsackievirus and adenovirus receptor homolog gives MAAKTSAPFVALLAHFCAFALSQEIKSVAVKSGGDVTLPCMTQEDGDIMIIRWNIPEVNSDEFVFLYHSQTIQKLYMDSKYHNRVELKDPEMKNGDASIVLKNASVTDTGTYECQVSVNRIGRNRRNEPKLTGIVKLQVTDSGELVESHTRVS, from the exons ATGGCTGCAAAAACATCTGCGCCATTTGTGGCTTTGCTCGCACATTTCTGCGCCTTTGCACTAAGTCAAG AAATAAAGAGTGTGGCAGTGAAGTCAGGAGGGGACGTCACTCTTCCCTGTATGACTCAAGAAGACGGGGACATCATGATAATACGGTGGAACATACCTGAAGTGAACTCAGATGAATTTGTCTTCCTGTACCACAGTCAGACAATACAGAAACTCTACATGGATTCAAAGTATCACAATCGAGTGGAGCTCAAAGATCCAGAGATGAAGAACGGAGACGCTTCGATCGTTCTGAAGAACGCCAGCGTTACCGACACCGGAACATACGAGTGTCAGGTTTCAGTAAACAGAATAGGACGCAACAGGAGGAATGAACCCAAACTCACCGGCATCGTTAAACTGCAAGTCACAGACTCGGGTGAGTT